One genomic segment of Methanolinea mesophila includes these proteins:
- a CDS encoding 4Fe-4S dicluster domain-containing protein — protein MKLVIDERRCKGCNLCTLVCPYKIFKPGKKPNERGVYTPELDRPERCANCRLQKLYGRKLCGMCQMICPDQAIRWEEEKPEEKKKVVIEF, from the coding sequence ATGAAACTGGTAATCGATGAACGCAGGTGCAAGGGATGCAACCTCTGCACCCTGGTGTGCCCCTACAAGATCTTCAAGCCCGGGAAGAAACCGAACGAGCGGGGAGTATACACCCCCGAACTCGACCGGCCGGAGCGATGCGCCAACTGCCGGCTCCAGAAGCTCTATGGCAGGAAGCTCTGCGGGATGTGCCAGATGATCTGTCCCGACCAGGCGATCCGCTGGGAAGAGGAGAAACCGGAGGAGAAGAAGAAGGTGGTGATCGAGTTTTGA
- a CDS encoding FumA C-terminus/TtdB family hydratase beta subunit, whose product MTPVRLATPLGDEISDLYAGDRVLLSGRVYTARDEAHLRMMEEGIPFDPCGAVVYHCGPVIQGDRIVAAGPTTSARMNALTGFLLDRGVKGLIGKGGMGKGVVEQLKGRGVYFAFTGGCAALASSCMRLEGVYYSDLGMAEAIWEISLTDLPLVVGIDTHGNDLFGKVEESARESFDREFSR is encoded by the coding sequence GTGACGCCGGTACGGCTCGCCACTCCCCTGGGAGACGAGATCTCCGACCTGTACGCAGGGGACCGGGTCCTCCTCTCAGGGAGAGTCTACACCGCGAGGGACGAGGCCCATCTCAGGATGATGGAGGAGGGGATCCCCTTCGACCCCTGCGGGGCGGTCGTCTACCACTGCGGTCCCGTGATCCAGGGAGACCGGATCGTCGCCGCCGGGCCCACCACTTCGGCGAGGATGAACGCCCTCACCGGGTTCCTCCTCGACCGCGGGGTTAAAGGCCTGATCGGAAAAGGCGGCATGGGAAAGGGCGTAGTGGAACAACTTAAGGGCAGGGGCGTATATTTCGCGTTCACGGGGGGATGTGCCGCACTCGCGTCCTCCTGCATGCGGCTCGAGGGGGTCTATTACTCTGATCTCGGTATGGCCGAGGCGATCTGGGAGATCTCGCTCACCGACCTGCCCCTGGTGGTGGGGATCGACACTCACGGGAACGACCTCTTCGGGAAGGTGGAAGAGTCCGCCCGGGAGTCATTCGACAGGGAATTTTCACGATAA
- a CDS encoding fumarate hydratase — protein sequence MSSSAGLRVRAAVADATAHAFHEAEKRLPSDVVAALKRAAAEETGEIARGELENILANIARAEELEVPICQDTGVPVVYISLPPGVPLSDELYEGVAEGVRRATEEVPLRPNVVDPLTRENTGDNTGPGMPAIHVSPGERFTVTVLPKGAGAENMSRIVMLLPSQKEQIPRFVAETMLVAGGKPCPPVVLGVGIGGTFDGAAALAKEALLEPIDCMTPFEQELCDAVNRLGIGPMGLGGRNTALAVKVKMAGCHTASLPVAVNVQCWACRRATVEVRR from the coding sequence ATGTCATCCTCTGCAGGACTCCGCGTGCGGGCCGCTGTCGCTGACGCTACCGCACATGCATTCCACGAGGCCGAGAAACGCCTCCCGAGCGACGTGGTTGCCGCGCTGAAACGGGCTGCCGCAGAGGAGACCGGCGAGATCGCCAGGGGCGAGCTGGAGAACATATTGGCCAACATCGCCCGTGCCGAGGAACTTGAAGTTCCCATCTGCCAGGATACCGGGGTGCCGGTCGTCTATATCAGCCTCCCCCCCGGAGTCCCGCTCTCGGACGAACTCTACGAAGGGGTGGCGGAGGGGGTCCGCAGGGCGACGGAGGAAGTCCCGCTCCGCCCGAATGTCGTCGATCCGCTCACGCGGGAGAATACGGGAGACAACACCGGGCCCGGGATGCCTGCCATCCACGTCTCTCCCGGCGAACGGTTCACCGTTACCGTGCTCCCCAAGGGAGCGGGGGCGGAGAATATGTCCCGCATCGTCATGCTGCTCCCCTCCCAGAAAGAGCAGATACCCCGGTTCGTGGCCGAGACCATGCTCGTCGCGGGCGGAAAGCCCTGCCCGCCGGTGGTCCTCGGCGTAGGTATCGGGGGGACCTTCGACGGTGCCGCCGCGCTCGCCAAGGAGGCCCTGCTCGAGCCGATAGACTGCATGACACCGTTCGAACAGGAACTCTGCGACGCGGTGAACAGGCTGGGCATCGGCCCCATGGGGCTTGGCGGGAGGAACACCGCCCTCGCGGTGAAGGTGAAGATGGCGGGGTGCCACACTGCGTCTCTCCCCGTAGCAGTGAACGTGCAGTGCTGGGCCTGCCGCAGGGCCACCGTGGAGGTCAGGCGGTGA
- a CDS encoding 50S ribosomal protein L16, producing the protein MVRKPAKMYRSLAKKAYTRREYMGGVPGSKIVQFEMGNLSGEFPLEINLVVTEGCQIRHTALEAARISINRKLIKDVGRMNFHLKLRTFPHHVLRENKQATGAGADRVSEGMRLAFGKAVGTAARVAPDQRIFTCFTTPQYLEKAKDALRHGGYKLPSPTYITVVEKTVTEVPAEKAPATE; encoded by the coding sequence ATGGTTCGAAAACCGGCAAAAATGTACAGGAGCCTGGCCAAAAAGGCATATACCCGCAGGGAATATATGGGCGGGGTGCCAGGCAGCAAGATTGTGCAGTTCGAGATGGGGAATCTCTCCGGAGAGTTCCCCCTTGAGATCAACCTGGTGGTCACCGAGGGATGCCAGATCCGGCACACCGCCCTCGAGGCCGCCCGTATCAGCATCAACAGGAAACTGATCAAGGACGTGGGAAGGATGAACTTCCATCTGAAGCTTCGCACCTTCCCCCACCACGTGCTGCGGGAGAACAAGCAGGCAACCGGGGCTGGTGCGGACCGTGTCTCGGAAGGAATGAGGCTCGCGTTCGGCAAGGCCGTCGGGACCGCCGCACGGGTCGCACCTGACCAGCGGATCTTCACCTGCTTCACCACTCCCCAGTACCTTGAAAAGGCCAAGGACGCACTCCGCCACGGGGGCTACAAGCTCCCCTCCCCCACCTATATCACCGTCGTCGAAAAGACGGTGACCGAGGTACCGGCGGAGAAGGCCCCGGCCACCGAGTGA
- a CDS encoding ABC transporter ATP-binding protein: MRLSIEHLGRTFVSASGETVEALSDINLEIVDKEFVCLLGPSGCGKTTLLRIIGGLDQATSGTALLDGQPITGPDPRTAMIFQEYSLYPWRTVLDNVTFGLEIRGVEKEKRSALAHTYLEMVGLSGFARSYPYELSGGMRQRVAVARALAVEPEVLLMDEPFGALDAQTRNKMQKELLEIWEKTKKTIIFVTHSVDEAVYMSDRIVVLTRRPGTVREVMEIPIPRPRDRTSTEFARIRRHVLDLMDEPGRDR; encoded by the coding sequence ATGAGGCTCTCGATAGAACACCTGGGAAGGACATTTGTCTCAGCCTCCGGCGAGACGGTCGAGGCGCTTTCGGATATCAACCTGGAGATCGTCGACAAGGAGTTCGTCTGCCTGCTCGGCCCGAGCGGGTGCGGGAAGACCACCCTGCTCCGCATCATCGGCGGCCTTGACCAGGCGACCTCGGGCACCGCCCTCCTCGACGGGCAGCCCATTACCGGGCCCGACCCGAGGACTGCCATGATCTTCCAGGAATACTCGCTGTACCCCTGGAGGACCGTGCTGGACAACGTCACCTTCGGGCTTGAGATCCGGGGGGTTGAAAAGGAGAAGAGGAGCGCGCTCGCACACACGTACCTGGAGATGGTGGGGCTTTCCGGCTTTGCGCGGAGTTACCCCTACGAGCTCTCAGGGGGGATGCGCCAGCGGGTGGCGGTCGCACGGGCCCTCGCGGTCGAACCCGAGGTGCTCCTCATGGACGAGCCTTTCGGGGCCCTGGACGCCCAGACCCGGAACAAGATGCAGAAGGAGCTCCTGGAGATCTGGGAGAAGACCAAAAAGACCATTATCTTCGTGACCCACAGCGTGGACGAGGCGGTGTACATGTCCGACCGGATCGTGGTGCTCACCCGGAGGCCGGGGACCGTCCGCGAGGTCATGGAGATCCCTATCCCCCGTCCCCGGGACCGGACGAGTACGGAGTTCGCCCGGATACGGCGCCATGTGCTGGATCTGATGGACGAACCGGGAAGAGACCGGTGA
- a CDS encoding ABC transporter permease → MRFYIKLISPIIFVVVWEILAILINNAFILPRVGSILEVLVHPFVDIQGSGSLAENALISLGRVTTGFLLGAIVAIPIGVMMGRFSMLDQVVDPLIQLLRPIPPIAWIPLALAWFKIGFASIVFIIFIGALFPILLNTIDGVKRVNRTWIEASTMFGATELQTLGKVILPASMPTIWTGLRVGFGIAWMSVVAAEMLPGTSSGLGYLIINSYNFGQLQVTVAGMVVIGLIGLFVDTLLRNVEKKRFAWQGQER, encoded by the coding sequence ATGAGATTCTATATAAAACTAATTTCTCCCATTATTTTCGTAGTAGTCTGGGAAATCCTGGCGATCCTGATAAATAACGCGTTTATTCTCCCCCGGGTGGGGTCTATCCTCGAGGTCCTTGTCCATCCCTTCGTCGATATCCAGGGCAGCGGGAGCCTGGCGGAGAACGCCCTGATAAGCCTTGGGCGCGTAACAACAGGCTTTCTCCTTGGCGCCATCGTGGCGATCCCGATAGGGGTGATGATGGGCAGGTTTTCCATGCTCGACCAGGTGGTGGACCCGCTCATTCAGCTCCTCCGCCCGATCCCGCCGATCGCGTGGATCCCGCTCGCCCTCGCCTGGTTTAAGATCGGGTTCGCCTCGATCGTGTTCATCATCTTCATCGGGGCCCTTTTCCCCATCCTGCTCAACACCATCGACGGGGTGAAGCGGGTGAACCGTACCTGGATTGAGGCATCCACCATGTTCGGGGCCACCGAGCTGCAGACGCTCGGCAAGGTCATCCTCCCGGCATCCATGCCCACCATCTGGACCGGGCTCCGGGTAGGGTTCGGGATCGCGTGGATGTCGGTCGTCGCTGCAGAGATGCTCCCCGGGACCTCGTCGGGCCTGGGCTACCTCATCATCAACTCGTATAACTTCGGGCAGCTTCAGGTTACCGTCGCCGGGATGGTGGTGATCGGCCTGATCGGGTTGTTCGTGGACACACTGCTCAGAAATGTCGAGAAGAAACGCTTTGCCTGGCAGGGGCAGGAGCGATGA
- a CDS encoding ABC transporter substrate-binding protein gives MKKAILLAIVGIVIAAMLAAGCTQAPATGSNATVMILYTNPGQMPQLLATDQIDGYMSWQPFVAVGEVTGLAKVVSYSQDLPPPEIWADHSCDSLVGRDAVVQGNPELTDALSAALIAATNYTRDNPDRAAEISADWIFGGANLTFGNVTVSSVDVEKASIPTIRFTNDPSPQWLESNILFIDALKNIGYITGTLSNTTPDETTALLYDFRPLEEAQGMLAAGTIPVPEGPSQKISIGYLLSDHDAPLFVAVKEWQYFNDTYGVALKPVGDSTGRVQNAELLVEGKKVADVQLVQGDGGAQLMTLMASNSIDFAIAGTPPTISSIDKGTPIKILFPVHTEGSGLVVTSDAPVTGWESFIAWIKEKSSATNPVKIAVAPKGSIQDVQLKYALEQSGVTVIEAK, from the coding sequence ATGAAGAAGGCGATACTTCTCGCTATTGTCGGAATCGTGATTGCAGCGATGCTCGCCGCCGGGTGCACACAGGCACCTGCGACCGGCTCGAATGCAACGGTAATGATCCTCTACACCAACCCGGGGCAGATGCCCCAGCTGCTCGCGACGGACCAGATCGACGGGTACATGTCCTGGCAGCCGTTCGTCGCGGTCGGCGAGGTCACCGGTCTCGCAAAGGTCGTCTCATACTCCCAGGACCTGCCGCCGCCGGAGATCTGGGCGGACCACTCCTGCGACAGCCTTGTCGGCAGGGATGCGGTAGTGCAGGGTAACCCCGAGCTGACCGACGCGCTCTCCGCGGCACTGATCGCTGCGACCAACTATACCAGGGACAATCCCGATCGCGCCGCAGAGATCTCCGCGGACTGGATCTTCGGCGGGGCGAACCTCACCTTCGGGAACGTCACCGTAAGTTCGGTCGACGTGGAGAAGGCGTCCATCCCCACCATCCGGTTCACCAACGACCCCTCGCCCCAGTGGCTGGAGTCAAACATCCTGTTCATCGACGCCCTGAAGAACATCGGCTACATCACCGGGACCCTCTCGAACACCACCCCCGATGAGACCACGGCGCTGCTCTACGACTTCAGGCCGCTGGAAGAGGCCCAGGGGATGCTCGCGGCCGGGACGATTCCCGTTCCCGAAGGCCCGTCCCAGAAAATCTCTATCGGGTACCTCCTCTCCGACCACGACGCCCCGCTCTTCGTCGCCGTGAAAGAGTGGCAGTATTTCAACGATACCTACGGTGTTGCGCTCAAACCGGTCGGCGATTCCACCGGCAGGGTGCAGAATGCGGAACTCCTCGTCGAAGGGAAGAAAGTGGCCGATGTGCAGCTCGTCCAGGGAGACGGCGGAGCACAGCTGATGACCCTCATGGCGTCCAACTCCATCGACTTCGCCATTGCCGGAACCCCGCCCACCATATCGTCCATTGACAAAGGAACGCCTATAAAGATCCTCTTCCCAGTACATACAGAAGGTTCGGGCCTGGTCGTCACCTCGGACGCACCGGTGACCGGCTGGGAGAGTTTCATCGCCTGGATCAAAGAGAAGTCCAGTGCGACCAACCCGGTCAAGATCGCGGTGGCACCCAAGGGCTCGATCCAGGACGTGCAGTTGAAATACGCACTGGAGCAGAGCGGTGTCACGGTGATAGAGGCTAAATGA
- a CDS encoding helix-turn-helix domain-containing protein: MVQLDPVDRLMRAALLSDQDFVQVLHEIMKRELRISVRELADSSGIAQSSLYKILHGKRSPNLSTLRSIVHALRHYYQAGEGEFIGLIAARPVLDTVQERVADIDGHRMKVREYPVHTMEDAIVAAVRAEREGAIAIVCAPIVSSIIEQLVHIPVATIIPRESVQRAIELAARKAWL, encoded by the coding sequence ATGGTGCAACTTGACCCTGTCGACCGGCTGATGAGGGCAGCGCTCCTGTCAGACCAGGACTTTGTCCAGGTCCTGCACGAGATCATGAAGCGGGAGCTTCGTATCAGCGTACGTGAGCTCGCCGATTCGAGTGGCATCGCGCAGAGCTCGCTCTACAAGATCCTCCACGGAAAGCGGTCCCCGAATCTCTCCACCCTCCGGTCGATCGTTCATGCACTCCGTCACTACTACCAGGCAGGCGAGGGGGAATTCATCGGCCTCATCGCCGCCCGTCCGGTACTCGACACGGTCCAGGAGCGGGTCGCAGACATCGACGGGCACCGGATGAAGGTGCGTGAGTACCCCGTGCACACCATGGAAGACGCGATCGTCGCCGCGGTCCGTGCAGAGCGGGAAGGAGCGATCGCCATCGTGTGCGCCCCCATCGTCTCGAGCATCATCGAGCAGCTGGTGCATATCCCGGTTGCCACGATCATTCCCCGCGAGTCCGTGCAGCGGGCGATCGAGCTCGCCGCCCGTAAGGCGTGGCTTTAA